From a region of the Streptomyces venezuelae genome:
- the paaN gene encoding phenylacetic acid degradation protein PaaN, giving the protein MAAELTVPQLSAKHRPTLDQALSAIRSRAYWSPHPEHPKAYGETAPADGLAAFEALRGTRLDLGQPGTDGWTGAEVSPYGPELGVEYPHVDPDVLLPAMKAGMGAWRDAGPEARALVCIEILARISARTHEFAHAVMHTSGQAFMMAFQAGGPHAQDRGLEAVAYAYEEQTRVPGQADWSKPQGKKDPLELGKTFTAVPRGIALMIGCNTFPTWNGYPGLFASLATGNAVLVKPHPRAVLPLALTVKVAREVLAEAGFDPNLVALAVERPGEGIAKTLAVRPEIKLIDYTGSTEFGDWLEANARQAQVYTEKAGVNTVVLDSTDNYKGMLSNLAFSLSLYSGQMCTTPQNLLIPRDGIATDAGHKTYDEVVADLAASVGGLLGDDARANALLGALVNPDVRTRLEAAAALGEVALASREVVNPEFPDAVVRTPVMVKLDAAKADPEAPYLSECFGPVSFAVAVDTTADALDLLRRTVREKGAMTVGAYTTSPDTERAVEEVCLEESAQLSLNLTGGVFVNQTAAFSDFHGSGGNPAANAALCDGAFVANRFRVVEVRRQA; this is encoded by the coding sequence ATGGCCGCCGAGCTCACCGTCCCCCAGTTGTCCGCCAAGCACCGGCCCACCCTGGACCAGGCCCTGTCGGCCATCCGCAGCCGTGCCTACTGGTCCCCGCACCCCGAACATCCCAAGGCGTACGGCGAGACCGCGCCCGCCGACGGACTCGCCGCCTTCGAAGCCCTCCGCGGTACGCGGCTGGACCTCGGCCAGCCCGGCACCGACGGCTGGACGGGCGCCGAGGTGTCCCCGTACGGCCCGGAGCTGGGCGTCGAGTACCCGCATGTGGACCCGGACGTGCTGCTGCCCGCGATGAAGGCCGGCATGGGCGCCTGGCGCGACGCCGGACCCGAGGCGCGCGCCCTGGTCTGTATCGAGATCCTGGCCCGCATCTCCGCCCGGACCCACGAGTTCGCGCACGCGGTCATGCACACCAGCGGCCAGGCCTTCATGATGGCGTTCCAGGCCGGCGGCCCGCACGCGCAGGACCGCGGCCTGGAGGCCGTGGCGTACGCGTACGAGGAGCAGACCCGGGTTCCGGGCCAGGCCGACTGGTCGAAGCCGCAGGGCAAGAAGGACCCGCTGGAGCTCGGCAAGACCTTCACCGCCGTCCCGCGCGGCATCGCCCTCATGATCGGCTGCAACACCTTCCCGACCTGGAACGGCTACCCGGGCCTGTTCGCCTCCCTGGCCACCGGCAACGCGGTGCTGGTCAAGCCGCACCCGCGGGCCGTGCTGCCGCTCGCGCTGACCGTCAAGGTCGCGCGCGAGGTCCTCGCCGAGGCGGGCTTCGACCCGAACCTGGTGGCCCTCGCGGTCGAGCGCCCGGGCGAGGGCATCGCCAAGACCCTAGCGGTCCGCCCCGAGATCAAGCTGATCGACTACACCGGGTCCACGGAGTTCGGGGACTGGCTGGAGGCCAACGCCCGCCAGGCGCAGGTCTACACGGAGAAGGCCGGCGTCAACACCGTCGTCCTGGACTCCACCGACAACTACAAGGGGATGCTGTCCAACCTGGCGTTCTCGCTGTCCCTGTACAGCGGCCAGATGTGCACCACCCCGCAGAACCTGCTGATCCCGCGCGACGGCATCGCGACGGACGCCGGCCACAAGACCTACGACGAGGTCGTCGCCGACCTCGCCGCCTCGGTCGGCGGCCTGCTGGGCGACGACGCCCGGGCGAACGCGCTGCTCGGTGCGCTGGTCAACCCGGACGTCAGGACCCGGCTGGAGGCCGCGGCCGCCCTGGGCGAGGTCGCGCTGGCCTCCCGTGAGGTCGTGAACCCCGAGTTCCCCGACGCGGTGGTCCGCACCCCCGTCATGGTCAAGCTGGACGCGGCCAAGGCCGACCCGGAGGCGCCGTACCTCTCGGAGTGCTTCGGCCCGGTCTCCTTCGCGGTGGCCGTGGACACCACCGCCGACGCCCTCGACCTGCTGCGCCGCACGGTGCGGGAGAAGGGCGCCATGACGGTGGGCGCGTACACCACGTCCCCCGACACCGAGCGGGCCGTCGAGGAGGTCTGCCTGGAGGAGTCCGCGCAGCTCTCCCTGAACCTGACCGGCGGGGTGTTCGTCAACCAGACGGCCGCCTTCTCGGACTTCCACGGTTCCGGTGGCAACCCGGCGGCCAACGCGGCCCTGTGCGACGGCGCCTTCGTCGCGAACCGCTTCCGTGTGGTGGAGGTCCGCCGCCAGGCGTGA
- a CDS encoding 3-hydroxyacyl-CoA dehydrogenase, with amino-acid sequence MTAIERSRTVAVVGAGTMGQGIAQVALLAGHRVLIYDIDADLAADGVGMVQDRVDRMAAKGRLDRAGAEEAIGRIASAGDLADLAGAALVIEAVVENVTVKQTLFAALEEVVAPDALLATNTSSLSVTELAAGLAHPGRFLGLHFFNPAPLLPLVEVVSGFATDQAAAELAYRTVLAWGKTPVRCADTPGFIVNRIARPFYAEAFAVYEEQGADPATIDAVLRESGGFKMGPFQLTDLIGQDVNEAVTRSVWESFYRSPKFTPSLAQRRLVQSGRLGRKTGHGWYPYGPDAELPLPHTAAPEQAPAKVTVVGDLGPAAALVDLLQEAGIAVAATEQGGPYIQLPGEGQLVLADGKTSVEFADVVYFDLALDYRGATRIALSASEDTSERTLAEAIGLFQKLGKQVSVIGDVPGMIVARTVAMLIDLTADAVARGAASAEDIDTAMRLGVNYPLGPSEWHGRLGQDWAYDLLHHLDERVPGGRYAPSLALFKLGYEADGDEGDEGDRDDTGENE; translated from the coding sequence ATGACAGCAATCGAGCGGTCCCGCACTGTGGCGGTCGTCGGCGCCGGCACCATGGGACAGGGCATCGCCCAGGTCGCCCTTCTCGCAGGTCACCGCGTGCTGATCTACGACATCGATGCGGACCTCGCCGCCGACGGTGTCGGCATGGTCCAGGACCGGGTCGACCGGATGGCCGCCAAGGGCCGGCTGGACCGTGCCGGGGCCGAGGAGGCGATCGGCCGGATCGCTTCGGCAGGCGACCTCGCGGACCTCGCCGGGGCCGCCCTCGTCATCGAGGCGGTGGTCGAGAACGTCACCGTGAAGCAGACGCTCTTCGCCGCCCTCGAAGAGGTGGTCGCGCCGGACGCGCTGCTGGCCACCAACACCTCCTCCCTCTCCGTGACCGAGCTCGCCGCCGGGCTCGCGCACCCCGGCCGCTTCCTCGGCCTGCACTTCTTCAACCCGGCCCCGCTGCTGCCGCTCGTCGAGGTGGTCAGCGGCTTCGCCACCGACCAGGCCGCCGCCGAGCTCGCGTACCGCACCGTGCTGGCCTGGGGGAAGACACCGGTCCGCTGCGCCGACACCCCCGGGTTCATCGTCAACCGGATCGCCCGCCCGTTCTACGCCGAGGCCTTCGCGGTGTACGAGGAGCAGGGCGCCGACCCGGCCACCATCGACGCCGTGCTCCGCGAGAGCGGCGGCTTCAAGATGGGCCCCTTCCAGCTGACCGACCTGATCGGCCAGGACGTCAACGAGGCCGTGACCCGCTCGGTGTGGGAGTCCTTCTACCGCAGCCCGAAGTTCACCCCCTCCCTCGCCCAGCGCCGCCTCGTCCAGTCGGGCCGCCTCGGCCGCAAGACCGGGCACGGCTGGTACCCGTACGGTCCGGACGCCGAGCTTCCGCTCCCGCACACCGCCGCGCCCGAGCAGGCCCCGGCGAAGGTCACCGTCGTCGGCGACCTCGGTCCCGCCGCCGCGCTGGTGGACCTGCTGCAAGAGGCCGGGATCGCGGTCGCGGCCACCGAGCAGGGCGGCCCGTACATCCAGCTGCCCGGCGAGGGCCAGCTGGTCCTCGCGGACGGCAAGACCTCGGTGGAGTTCGCGGACGTCGTCTACTTCGACCTCGCGCTGGACTACCGCGGCGCCACCCGGATCGCGCTCTCCGCCAGCGAGGACACCAGCGAGCGCACCCTCGCCGAGGCGATCGGCCTCTTCCAGAAGCTGGGCAAGCAGGTCTCCGTGATCGGGGACGTCCCCGGCATGATCGTCGCGCGGACCGTCGCGATGCTGATCGACCTGACGGCCGACGCGGTCGCCCGGGGCGCCGCCTCCGCCGAGGACATCGACACGGCGATGCGGCTGGGCGTCAACTATCCGCTGGGACCGTCCGAATGGCACGGCCGGCTCGGCCAGGACTGGGCCTACGACCTGCTGCACCACCTCGACGAACGCGTCCCGGGCGGCCGCTACGCGCCCTCGCTCGCCCTGTTCAAACTGGGCTACGAGGCCGACGGCGACGAGGGCGACGAAGGCGACCGGGACGACACGGGGGAGAACGAATGA
- a CDS encoding TetR/AcrR family transcriptional regulator — translation MTTAKRDTYTPETLLSVAVQVFNERGYDGTSMEHLSKAAGISKSSIYHHVAGKEELLQRAVSRALDGLFGILEEPGAVRGRAVERVEYVTRRTVEVLVGELPYVTLLLRVRGNTRTERWALERRREFDHQVADLLGAAAAEGDLRADVDIRLATRLLFGMVNSLVEWYRPHSGTGTDQLADAVVHMAFDGLRTTPHPPNS, via the coding sequence ATGACGACGGCCAAGCGGGACACCTACACCCCCGAGACCCTGCTTTCGGTCGCCGTCCAGGTCTTCAACGAGCGCGGCTACGACGGCACCTCGATGGAGCACCTCTCCAAGGCCGCCGGCATCTCGAAGTCCTCGATCTACCACCACGTCGCGGGCAAGGAGGAACTGCTGCAGCGGGCCGTCAGCCGCGCCCTCGACGGGCTCTTCGGGATCCTGGAGGAGCCCGGCGCCGTACGCGGCCGCGCGGTCGAGCGCGTCGAGTACGTCACGCGCCGCACCGTCGAGGTGCTGGTCGGCGAGCTGCCGTACGTGACGCTGCTGCTGCGCGTACGCGGCAACACCCGCACCGAGCGCTGGGCGCTGGAGCGCCGCCGCGAGTTCGACCACCAGGTCGCGGACCTGCTGGGGGCCGCCGCCGCCGAGGGCGACCTGCGGGCCGACGTGGACATACGCCTGGCCACCCGGCTGCTCTTCGGCATGGTCAACTCCCTCGTCGAGTGGTACCGCCCGCACTCGGGCACGGGCACCGACCAGCTCGCGGACGCGGTCGTCCACATGGCCTTCGACGGCCTGCGCACCACCCCCCACCCGCCGAATTCCTGA
- a CDS encoding barstar family protein yields the protein MSTFLPTLTERRSPWVTFTRADDPWVARAEADLLARDGLVLRIAGGELDTEACVYRTFARELGFIGYFGHNWDAMVDCLGDWHGPGHGKQDVAVIIDAADGLLGADFLGVFVSTLARGAWRANFMVDADGDPDEWTDPFALHFVLLLDRTEPAAFAEEVVSWDADLREAVVDGRLLITLTDVDWPGGDPVWPPAAGPLAPAARRPA from the coding sequence ATGAGCACCTTCCTCCCCACCCTCACCGAGCGCCGCTCCCCCTGGGTCACCTTCACCCGCGCCGACGACCCCTGGGTGGCGCGGGCGGAGGCCGACCTGCTCGCGCGGGACGGGCTGGTGCTGCGGATCGCCGGCGGCGAACTGGACACGGAGGCCTGCGTCTACCGGACCTTCGCCCGTGAGCTGGGCTTCATCGGCTACTTCGGCCACAACTGGGACGCGATGGTCGACTGCCTCGGCGACTGGCACGGCCCCGGGCACGGCAAGCAGGACGTCGCCGTGATCATCGACGCCGCCGACGGTCTGCTCGGCGCGGACTTCCTCGGAGTCTTCGTCTCCACCCTGGCCCGGGGCGCCTGGCGGGCCAACTTCATGGTCGACGCGGACGGGGACCCGGACGAATGGACCGACCCCTTCGCCCTGCACTTCGTCCTCCTGCTGGACCGCACCGAGCCCGCCGCCTTCGCCGAAGAGGTCGTGTCCTGGGACGCGGACCTGCGCGAGGCGGTCGTCGACGGGCGGCTGCTCATCACCCTGACGGACGTCGACTGGCCGGGCGGGGACCCCGTGTGGCCGCCGGCCGCCGGGCCCCTCGCGCCCGCGGCCCGCAGGCCAGCGTAG
- a CDS encoding Lrp/AsnC family transcriptional regulator translates to MPDEQMAGTGPGPAAPGGVPGATAGPPVTPRPLDPIDRSIMRLLQADGRASIRSVAEQVHVSRANAYARINRLIDDGVIRGFTARVNHERAGQGASAYITLKIVQNSWRTVREQLRELPGAAHIALVSGDFDVLLLVHTPDNRTLRELVLTRLQAIPEVLSTRTLLVFEETDLLDTGPAPGTGPTISEE, encoded by the coding sequence ATGCCGGATGAACAAATGGCCGGAACGGGTCCCGGACCGGCCGCGCCGGGAGGCGTCCCGGGAGCCACTGCGGGCCCGCCCGTCACACCCCGCCCCCTGGATCCGATCGACCGGTCGATCATGCGGCTGCTCCAGGCGGACGGCCGCGCGTCGATACGGTCGGTGGCGGAGCAGGTGCACGTCTCGCGGGCGAACGCCTACGCCCGGATCAACCGGCTCATCGACGACGGGGTGATCCGCGGGTTCACGGCCCGCGTCAACCACGAACGCGCCGGCCAGGGCGCGTCCGCCTACATCACCCTGAAGATCGTCCAGAACTCCTGGCGCACGGTCCGCGAGCAGCTGCGCGAACTCCCCGGCGCGGCGCACATCGCCCTGGTCAGCGGCGATTTCGACGTCCTGCTGCTGGTGCACACCCCGGACAACCGGACCCTGCGCGAGCTGGTCCTGACCCGGCTCCAGGCGATCCCGGAGGTCCTGTCGACGCGCACCCTGCTGGTCTTCGAGGAAACGGATCTCCTGGACACCGGCCCGGCGCCGGGCACAGGTCCGACGATCTCGGAGGAGTAG
- the pdhA gene encoding pyruvate dehydrogenase (acetyl-transferring) E1 component subunit alpha, whose product MTVQELPGAGASHRSPQPPAWSPRTDAAPLLPDPEPYRVLGTEAADRLDPELMRRCYAELVRGRRYNAQATALTKQGRLAVYPSTVGQEACEIAAALVLEDQDWLFPSYRDTLAAVARGLDPVQALTLLRGDWHTGYDPREHRIAPLSTPLATQLPHAVGLAHAARLRGDDVVALAMVGDGGTSEGDFHEALNFAAVWQAPVVFLVQNNGFAISVPLAKQTAAPTLAHKAVGYGMPGRLVDGNDIAAMHEVLSEAVRRARAGGGPTLIEAVTYRMEAHTNADDATRYRGDAEVEAWKAHDPVELLERELTARGIIDEAAIQAVRDDAEAMAAALREGMNADPVVDPMDLFAHVYAEQTDRLREQAAMLREELEAEDQA is encoded by the coding sequence ATGACGGTCCAAGAGCTGCCCGGTGCCGGTGCGTCCCACCGTTCCCCCCAGCCGCCCGCCTGGAGCCCCCGCACGGATGCCGCTCCGCTGCTTCCGGACCCCGAGCCCTACCGGGTGCTGGGCACCGAGGCGGCGGACCGCCTCGACCCGGAGCTGATGCGCCGCTGCTACGCCGAGCTGGTGCGCGGCCGGCGCTACAACGCCCAGGCCACGGCGCTCACCAAGCAGGGGCGGCTCGCCGTCTACCCCTCCACCGTCGGCCAGGAGGCCTGCGAGATCGCGGCCGCACTGGTCCTGGAGGACCAGGACTGGCTGTTCCCGAGCTACCGGGACACCCTGGCGGCCGTCGCGCGCGGACTGGACCCCGTACAGGCCCTGACCCTGCTGCGCGGCGACTGGCACACCGGGTACGACCCCCGCGAGCACCGCATAGCCCCCCTCTCGACCCCGCTCGCCACCCAGCTGCCGCACGCGGTGGGCCTGGCGCACGCGGCCCGGCTGCGCGGCGACGACGTCGTCGCGCTCGCCATGGTCGGCGACGGCGGCACCAGCGAGGGCGACTTCCACGAGGCGCTGAACTTCGCGGCCGTCTGGCAGGCCCCGGTGGTCTTCCTCGTGCAGAACAACGGCTTCGCGATCTCCGTCCCCCTCGCCAAGCAGACCGCCGCCCCGACCCTCGCCCACAAGGCCGTCGGGTACGGGATGCCCGGCCGGCTGGTCGACGGCAACGACATCGCCGCCATGCACGAGGTGCTCTCCGAGGCGGTCCGGCGGGCCCGGGCCGGTGGTGGCCCGACCCTGATCGAGGCCGTCACGTACCGGATGGAAGCCCACACGAACGCCGACGACGCGACCCGTTACCGCGGCGACGCCGAGGTCGAGGCCTGGAAGGCGCACGACCCGGTCGAGCTGCTGGAGCGTGAGCTCACCGCCCGCGGGATCATCGACGAAGCGGCGATCCAGGCGGTGCGCGACGACGCCGAGGCGATGGCCGCGGCGCTCCGCGAGGGGATGAACGCGGACCCGGTGGTGGACCCGATGGACCTGTTCGCGCACGTGTACGCGGAGCAGACGGACCGGCTGCGGGAGCAGGCGGCCATGCTGCGCGAAGAGCTGGAAGCCGAGGACCAGGCGTGA
- a CDS encoding alpha-ketoacid dehydrogenase subunit beta yields MAQALTRAMRDAMAEDPTVHVMGEDVGTLGGVFRITDGLAKEFGEERCTDTPLAEAGILGAAVGMAMYGLRPVVEMQFDAFAYPAFEQLISHVAKMRNRTRGAMPLPITIRVPYGGGIGGVEHHCDSSEAYYVATPGLHVVTPATVEDAYGLLRASIASDDPVVFLEPKRLYWSKADWRPEAPAAVPGIGKALVRRTGTSATLITYGPSLPVCLEAAEAAREEGWDLEVVDLRSLVPFDEDTVVESVRRTGRAVVVHEAGGFGGPGAEIAARVTERCFHHLEAPVLRVTGFDIPYPPPMLEKHHLPGVDRILDTVARLQWEN; encoded by the coding sequence ATGGCGCAGGCCCTGACCCGGGCGATGCGCGACGCGATGGCCGAGGACCCGACGGTCCACGTGATGGGCGAGGACGTCGGGACGCTGGGCGGGGTCTTCCGGATCACGGACGGGCTCGCGAAGGAGTTCGGCGAGGAGCGCTGCACGGACACCCCCCTCGCGGAGGCGGGCATCCTGGGCGCGGCGGTCGGCATGGCCATGTACGGGCTGCGGCCGGTGGTGGAGATGCAGTTCGACGCCTTCGCCTACCCGGCGTTCGAGCAGCTCATCTCGCACGTGGCCAAGATGCGCAACCGCACCCGCGGCGCGATGCCGCTGCCGATCACCATTCGCGTGCCCTACGGCGGCGGGATCGGCGGTGTGGAGCACCACTGCGACTCCTCCGAGGCGTACTACGTGGCCACGCCCGGCCTGCACGTCGTGACCCCGGCGACGGTCGAGGACGCGTACGGGCTGCTCCGCGCGTCCATCGCGAGCGACGACCCGGTGGTCTTCCTGGAGCCGAAGCGCCTCTACTGGTCGAAGGCCGACTGGCGGCCCGAGGCGCCGGCGGCCGTGCCGGGCATCGGCAAGGCGCTGGTCCGGCGGACGGGCACGAGCGCGACCCTGATCACCTACGGGCCCTCCCTGCCGGTGTGCCTGGAGGCGGCCGAGGCGGCGCGCGAGGAGGGCTGGGACCTGGAGGTCGTGGACCTGCGGTCGCTGGTCCCCTTCGACGAGGACACGGTCGTGGAGTCCGTACGCCGCACCGGTCGCGCGGTGGTGGTCCACGAGGCCGGCGGCTTCGGCGGACCGGGCGCGGAGATCGCCGCCCGCGTCACCGAGCGGTGCTTCCACCACCTGGAGGCGCCGGTGCTGCGGGTGACGGGCTTCGACATCCCCTACCCGCCGCCGATGCTGGAGAAGCACCACCTGCCGGGTGTGGACCGGATCCTGGACACCGTGGCCCGCCTGCAGTGGGAGAACTGA
- a CDS encoding dihydrolipoamide acetyltransferase family protein: MPQVMEFKLPDLGEGLTEAEIVRWLVAVGDVVAIDQPVVEVETAKAMVEVPCPYGGVVTARFGEEGTELPVGAPLITVAVGAASLPEAPAAQAAEAEGSGNVPRPLIGYGEDHSRPARRRRVRPVTAAVSAPAAAPAPAAPAVPVAPAGPVPVISPLVRKLAKDGGVDLRALQGSGPEGLILRADVEAALAVLRAPEPAPAAAPAPASSTAPAQGERIPLRGVRGAVAEKLSRSRREIPDATCWVDADATELMAARAAMNAVGGPKISVLALLARICTAALARYPELNSTVDLAAKEIVRLPSVHLGFAAQTERGLVVPVVRDAQHRNPESLSAEFARLTELARAGKLAPADLTGGTFTLNNYGVFGVDGSTPIINHPEAAMLGVGRIIDKPWVHEGQLAVRKVVQLSLTFDHRVCDGGTAGGFLRYVADCVESPAVLLRSL, translated from the coding sequence ATGCCGCAGGTAATGGAATTCAAGCTTCCCGATCTCGGGGAGGGCCTGACCGAGGCCGAGATCGTCCGCTGGCTGGTCGCGGTGGGCGATGTCGTCGCCATCGACCAGCCGGTGGTCGAGGTCGAGACGGCCAAGGCGATGGTCGAGGTTCCGTGCCCCTACGGCGGTGTGGTCACCGCCCGTTTCGGGGAGGAGGGCACGGAACTGCCCGTCGGAGCACCGCTGATCACCGTGGCGGTGGGGGCGGCGTCGCTCCCGGAGGCCCCGGCCGCGCAGGCGGCCGAGGCCGAGGGCTCCGGCAACGTGCCCCGGCCCCTGATCGGCTACGGCGAGGACCACTCGCGCCCGGCGCGTCGGCGACGGGTGCGACCCGTCACCGCCGCGGTCTCGGCGCCCGCCGCGGCTCCGGCCCCGGCGGCTCCCGCGGTCCCGGTGGCTCCCGCCGGACCGGTTCCCGTGATCTCGCCGCTGGTGCGCAAGCTGGCCAAGGACGGCGGGGTCGACCTGCGCGCACTGCAGGGGTCGGGGCCCGAGGGGCTGATCCTGCGGGCCGACGTCGAGGCGGCGCTGGCCGTGCTGCGGGCGCCCGAGCCGGCCCCGGCCGCCGCGCCGGCGCCGGCGTCGTCGACGGCGCCGGCACAGGGCGAGCGGATCCCGCTCAGGGGAGTGCGCGGGGCGGTCGCCGAGAAACTGTCGCGCAGCCGCCGGGAGATCCCGGACGCCACCTGCTGGGTCGACGCGGACGCCACCGAGCTGATGGCCGCCCGCGCCGCGATGAACGCGGTCGGCGGACCCAAGATCTCGGTGCTCGCGCTGCTGGCCCGGATCTGCACGGCCGCCCTCGCCCGGTACCCGGAGCTCAACTCCACCGTGGACCTCGCGGCCAAGGAGATCGTCCGGCTCCCGTCGGTGCACCTGGGCTTCGCCGCGCAGACCGAGCGGGGCCTGGTCGTCCCGGTGGTCCGGGACGCGCAGCACCGCAACCCGGAGTCCCTGTCGGCGGAGTTCGCCCGGCTGACCGAGCTGGCCCGGGCCGGGAAACTGGCCCCGGCCGATCTCACCGGCGGCACCTTCACCCTGAACAACTACGGGGTGTTCGGCGTCGACGGCTCGACACCGATCATCAACCACCCCGAAGCGGCGATGCTGGGCGTCGGCCGGATCATCGACAAGCCCTGGGTCCACGAGGGCCAGCTGGCGGTCCGCAAGGTCGTCCAGCTGTCGCTGACCTTCGACCACCGGGTCTGCGACGGGGGCACGGCGGGCGGCTTCCTCCGCTACGTCGCGGACTGCGTCGAGTCCCCGGCGGTCCTGCTGCGCAGCCTGTAG
- a CDS encoding NAD(P)H-quinone oxidoreductase: protein MHAITIEQPGGPEALVWADVPDPVPGEGEVLVEVAASAVNRADVLQRQGFYDPPPGASRHPGLECSGRIAAIGPGVSGWSVDDEVCALLAGGGYAERVAVPAGQLLPVPAGVDLVTAAALPEVVTTVWSNVFMVAGLRPGETLLVHGGSSGIGTMAIQLAKAVGATVAVTAGGPEKLARCKELGADILIDYREQDFVAELREATGGAGADVILDIMGAKYLARNVDALAVNGRLAVIGLQGGVKAELNLGTLLAKRAAVTATSLRARPLEEKAAIVAAVREHVWPLVAAGRIRPVVHAAFPMRDAAEAHRVLESSAHVGKILLTV, encoded by the coding sequence ATGCATGCGATCACCATCGAGCAGCCCGGCGGCCCCGAGGCCCTGGTCTGGGCCGACGTACCCGATCCGGTGCCGGGCGAGGGCGAGGTCCTCGTCGAGGTCGCGGCGAGCGCCGTGAACCGCGCCGACGTACTCCAGCGGCAGGGGTTCTACGATCCGCCGCCCGGCGCTTCGCGCCATCCCGGGCTGGAGTGCTCCGGGCGGATCGCCGCCATCGGGCCGGGGGTGTCCGGCTGGTCCGTGGACGACGAGGTGTGCGCCCTGCTGGCGGGTGGCGGTTACGCCGAGCGGGTGGCCGTGCCGGCGGGCCAGTTGCTGCCGGTCCCGGCGGGTGTGGACCTGGTGACGGCGGCCGCACTGCCCGAGGTCGTCACCACCGTGTGGTCGAACGTGTTCATGGTGGCGGGGCTGCGGCCCGGCGAGACCCTGCTGGTGCACGGCGGTTCCAGCGGGATCGGGACCATGGCCATCCAGCTGGCGAAGGCGGTGGGCGCGACGGTCGCCGTGACGGCGGGCGGCCCGGAGAAGCTGGCGCGCTGCAAGGAGCTGGGTGCGGACATCCTGATCGACTACCGCGAGCAGGACTTCGTGGCCGAGCTGCGCGAGGCCACGGGCGGGGCCGGGGCGGACGTGATCCTGGACATCATGGGCGCGAAGTACCTCGCCCGGAACGTGGACGCCCTGGCCGTGAACGGGCGGCTCGCGGTGATCGGGCTCCAGGGCGGGGTCAAGGCCGAACTGAACCTCGGTACGCTGCTGGCCAAGCGGGCGGCGGTCACCGCCACCTCGCTGCGCGCCCGCCCGCTGGAGGAGAAGGCGGCCATCGTCGCCGCCGTACGCGAGCACGTGTGGCCGCTGGTGGCCGCGGGACGGATCCGCCCGGTGGTCCACGCGGCCTTCCCCATGCGGGATGCGGCCGAGGCCCACCGCGTGCTGGAGTCCAGCGCCCACGTGGGCAAGATCCTGCTCACGGTCTGA
- a CDS encoding potassium channel family protein: MFHVKLHGQDSMARGADEKLVSRRIKLPKRVVENPLRQVTKRLLMALFVLFLTVFIVWLDRGGYHDNANETVDLLDCFYYATVTLSTTGYGDIVPYSDSARLINILLITPLRVLFLIILVGTTLEVLTERTREEWRLKSWRKNLREHTVVIGFGTKGRSALQTLLATGLSKEQVVIVDPSAKVIDTANAEGFTGVVGDATRSDVLLRAELQKARQIVIATQRDDTAVLVTLTARQLNRGAKIVAAVREEENAPLLRQSGADAVITSASAAGRLLGLSVLSPSAGTVMEDLIQQGSGLDLLERPARKAEVGKSVRDTEDLVVSVLRGHRLLPYDDPHASPIQLTDRLITIVRATPPASPQVRFGPAD, from the coding sequence ATGTTTCACGTGAAACTGCACGGCCAGGACTCCATGGCCCGCGGCGCCGACGAGAAGCTCGTCTCCCGGCGCATCAAGCTGCCCAAGCGCGTCGTGGAGAACCCGCTGAGGCAGGTCACGAAGCGCCTGCTGATGGCCTTGTTCGTGCTCTTCCTGACGGTCTTCATCGTGTGGCTGGACCGTGGTGGCTACCACGACAACGCCAACGAGACGGTCGATCTCCTCGACTGCTTCTACTACGCCACGGTGACGCTGTCCACGACGGGCTACGGCGACATCGTGCCGTACAGCGACAGCGCACGGCTGATCAACATCCTGCTGATCACCCCGCTGCGGGTGCTGTTCCTGATCATCCTGGTCGGTACCACCCTGGAAGTCCTGACGGAACGGACGAGGGAAGAGTGGCGGCTCAAGAGCTGGAGGAAGAACTTGCGTGAGCACACGGTCGTCATCGGCTTCGGCACGAAGGGCCGCTCGGCCCTCCAGACGCTGCTGGCCACCGGCCTCTCCAAGGAACAGGTCGTCATCGTCGACCCCAGCGCCAAGGTGATCGACACGGCCAACGCGGAGGGCTTCACGGGTGTGGTCGGCGACGCCACCCGCTCCGACGTCCTGCTCCGCGCCGAGCTCCAGAAGGCCCGGCAGATCGTCATCGCCACCCAGCGGGACGACACGGCGGTCCTGGTCACCCTGACCGCCCGGCAGCTCAACCGCGGGGCGAAGATCGTCGCGGCGGTGCGCGAGGAGGAGAACGCCCCGCTGCTGCGCCAGTCCGGCGCGGACGCGGTCATCACGAGCGCGAGCGCGGCCGGCCGGCTGCTGGGCCTCTCGGTGCTCAGCCCGAGCGCGGGCACCGTGATGGAGGACCTCATCCAGCAGGGCAGCGGCCTCGACCTCCTCGAACGCCCCGCCCGCAAGGCCGAGGTCGGCAAGTCGGTACGGGACACCGAGGACCTGGTCGTGAGCGTGCTGCGCGGCCACCGACTGCTCCCGTACGACGATCCGCACGCGAGCCCGATCCAGCTGACGGACCGTCTCATCACCATCGTGCGCGCGACGCCGCCGGCCTCGCCGCAGGTGAGGTTCGGGCCCGCCGACTAG